The window GGCAGACGCGACTGTACCACCCTTCCTGACACGCTTCAGTGCTTCCACCATCAGCCATCCCGCGGGAGCAAAAACGAGGCTTGCATCCAGATCAACACCAGGATCATCTTCGGCCTTTCCTGTCCAGACTGCCCCTAATTTTTCGGCGTGACACTGATGCTCCTCACTGCGAGTGAAGACGTAGACGTCGCATCCCCAGTGCCTGGCGACTTGGATCGTCACATGGGCGGAAGCGCCGAATCCGTACAGCCCCAGCTTCTGTTCTGGTTCAACGCCGCTCTGCTTCAGAGTCCGGTAGCCGATGATGCCAGCACAGAGGAGCGGGGCGGACTGCTCTGTCGGGAGGTTTTCGGGAATCCCGTAGACGAACTGCTGCGGAACAACCGCGTACTCGGCATAGCCTCCATCAACATGGAGTCCCGTGAAACGGGCTTTATCGCACAGATTCTCGCGGCTAGACTTACAGTGATTACATACTCCACAAGTGGAACTCATCCACGGAACACCGACAGAATCTCCCACGGCGAATCCCGCAACGTCGGAACCGACAGCCTCGATGGTACCTACGATCTGATGGCCGGGAACGAGGGGTAGGCGGGGTGTGTTTAAATCGCCTTCAACAATATGAAGATCGGTTCGACAAACGCCGCATACATTTACTTTAATACTGACTTCCTTTTTGCCAGGGGTGCGCAGCGGGATATCATCATTATACAGTCGATCCGTGTTGATCGACCCGGACTCGCTGAGAAGCATTGCTCTCATCAGAATGTATTCCTTCGTTGCGTAGACAAGGGAAATGTAATAAAGGCTGATGGTACCGTTCCAGTTTTTATCTGGAAAGGTGTGGATCGTCAGAAGTGTTAAAGGATCTTAATGAGAGCCTGAGGCCTTTTTGAGAGGAGGTACAAGGTCATTCAGAAATAGTACTTTCGATTATCTTCAATGTCGGCTTCACTCTTGATCTTCTGAAGCCACGATGTGATGGCCTGATTTTCCCGTTCGGAAAGCATATCCTTCTGAAGGACTGTCTTCTTCACTTCCCAATCGATACTGTCAAACTCGTCCCTGTCTTCGTGTTTAACGATAGCGTAACCCCTGGCCAGCTCAACGGGTGTTAGAATATCTCCGGGTTCTGACGTGAGCAATGCCCCGACGAGAGCTGTGCTCCTGCCGATGCCCTGAAACGTGCCGTTAAGTTTAGCCGTTACAGGTCCTACGAATTCTACCTTCTCATTGTAGCGAGCCTCTGATTCAAGTGAGGTGCCCGCGCTGATACTGCCGTAGAGAGAGTCAGCAAGCTGTTTGGCGCCAGCCATCTGCTTCTCAACCTTAAGCTGATTTGTAATCTGGTTCTTCACTTCGCTATAAGGTTGTGTACCGGCTACAATAATAGAATCGAGTCTGAATATGGCAAATGAACGGTCTGACTCCAGGATTTCGCTGACGTCACCTATTTCGCTGTCAAACGAAAAGCGGACAGGAGATAGAAAGTAACCAAATCCCGGCAAAAATGTTGTATTCTCGTTTAACGGTTGGAGGGGAGTCGCTTCTAGTGTGTTCATCTCAAGCGCTCTATTATAACCGAAATCTTCGATGTCAAAGGAAAACTGTTCAGCTTGATTACGTATATTCTCACTGGTCGTTGGACCCATTTCAACTTTCAGCAAGATGTGACTGGCAAGAACCTCTTCCTTGCCATCGGTATCCCGCTTCTCACGTACCCAGATAATGTGGAAACCGAAACTCGATTCTACAGGACCGACAATATCGCTAGCTTCTGTATTGAATGCTGCTTCTTCGAACGGTTTGACCATCTGCCCACGGCTAAACCAGCCGAGATCACCACCGCGTCCCTGACCGTTCGACCCCAGGTTTCCCGGGTCAAGAGAGTAGTCGTTTGCCAAGGCAGCAAACTCGTCTCCCGATTCAATTCTTTCGAGAATATCGGCCGCCTCCTGCATGACGAGGGCAGTGTCCTCCGCAGACGGATTTTTCTCCCACTGAACATAGCTGAGAACTCGTGATTCGTCACGATTATATAGATCAGGATTCATGAAATAATAATTCTCAATATCATCAGCTGTTGGATTGACACTTTCATCATTGAAATTATGCGAGCGGATGACCACTCCCGAGATGGTATAGTTCAGATTTCTTTTGATGTATTCAGCTTTTACTTCTTCTTCAGTAATCCTTGCACTCTCCCGGATCTGATCGAAAAGCATCTGTCGCGGAAGATAACCTCTGACGAACTCTTCTATCGGTCTCCATTCGTCTGCCTGCGGATTTTGAAGCGCTTGAATATATTTCTGGCGATCAAACAGCCCGTCCGTTTGGAAGTCTTCGATAGCCTGAATCGTGGGCGGCGGACTGTTCAGGAGATGGTAGTAGACGTCGTCATCTGTGATGGTGATGTCGTATTCTTTGATCTGTTGATCAATGAGAGTGAACTCCACCAGTTCATCCAGCAGACCGTTGCGGATCTGATCCAGTTGCCTGTCGTCGATTACTTGACCCTGTGCGCGCATCTGTTCCAGGCGATGATTCAGCTGGTAATGAAATTCTTCAGGTGCAATAATCTGACCATTAACAACCGCAATCGCTTTGCGGACATCCGTCTTGCCCAGCAATTGATTAATGATATCTGCGCCGCCCACAAGTCCACCGACCGTCATGCTGCCGAGAAACATGATCAGCAGGAACCACAGAATGAAATGCATCCTGTCGCGCATAAGATTCATCATTCCCATATTCAGTCTTCCAATCGCATTAGATTGATAAAAAAATGCGGCGAAATATAGGGAGAATAGCTACTTTTTCAAACAGTCGAAGAAGGAAATTCAAGGTTAAGGTCAGAAAAACTGAAGTTGGAGGTCAATACTTGGGACATAAAGCGTGGAATATGATGCTGTTATGTAAGTATATCAATTATTCAAATAAGCTACGTTACCGTTTTGGATTCCACTAGACGGCATTAAGGAGGTGAGATGAGACAGGTATGGATACCAAAACACGGCCTGCCAGAAGTTCTGCAGGTGAGAGATGCACCCGATCCGGAGCCGGGTAAGGGGGAAGTCCGTATTGATGTCCATTTTTCAGGTATCAATTTCGCCGATATTCTCGCCCGGATGGGTCTGTATCCCGATTCGCCCAAGGTGCCGTGTGTCATCGGCTACGAAGTGAGCGGGCTGGTTGATAAGGCAGGGGAGGGTATTGATAGTTCGTGGATTGGTAAGCGGGTGGTCAGTTTCACACGGTTTGGCGGCTATTCAAATAAGGTTATTGTAACAACCGGCCAACTGGCTGAAGTGTCGCAGGACGTATCACTGGAATCAGCCGCCGCCTTGCCTGTCAATTATGTTACTGCTTACATCATGATGATGGAACAGGCACGACTGAGCGCGGGCGAAACTGTCTTAATCCACGGCATAGGAGGCGGCGTCGGCATCGCGGTCCTGCAGTTGGCAGCAATTCTGAAAGCTGATGTGATCGGTACTGCTTCTTCAGGCAAGCACGAACGGCTACGCAAGATGGGTGCAGAAAAGCTGATAGACTATCATGATGAAGATTTTGTGAAGAGAACGATGCAGCTGACTGACGGCTGTGGAGTTGATCTTGTCCTCGACCCCATCGGCGGAAAGAACTTCTGGCGCAGCTATCAGTGCCTGCGGCCGTTGGGCAATGTCATCTTCTTCGGCTTTTCCTCCTCCGCTCCGGGAAAGAGGCGCAGCCTTGTGTCGGGCCTGAAGGCCCTTCTATCTACAAAACGCTACCACCCTGTCCGGCTCATGAACGCAAACAAGGGAGTGATGGGGTGCAATCTGGGTCACCTCTGGCGTGAGAGAGAACGGCTGAAGCGCGGAATGAATCAGCTTATGGAATGGCTGGCGGAAGGGAAGATTGCCCCGGTTGTAGATGAAATTTTCCCGTTCGATAAGGCGGCAGATGCCCATCGGTACATCCAGGACAGAAAGAACTTCGGCAAGGTTTTGCTCACTCCTCATGAAAGGTAAGCATAAGGATCTCAACAATGCCATTGTTAAATGCCGGCAATGCCCGCGGCTCGTGGAGTTTCGTGAATCGGTGGCGAAGGCGAAGCGGAAGCAGTTCATGGACTGGAACTACTGGGGCAAACCGGTTCCCGGTTATGGAGATCCCGCGGCGAAACTTATTATCATCGGACTCGCTCCAGCGGCCCACGGCGGCAATCGGACGGGAAGGGTATTCACCGGCGATAAGTCGGCGGACTTCCTTATGCGCTGTCTTTACGATGTGGGCCTGGCGAATCAGCC is drawn from Candidatus Neomarinimicrobiota bacterium and contains these coding sequences:
- a CDS encoding zinc-dependent alcohol dehydrogenase family protein codes for the protein MRAMLLSESGSINTDRLYNDDIPLRTPGKKEVSIKVNVCGVCRTDLHIVEGDLNTPRLPLVPGHQIVGTIEAVGSDVAGFAVGDSVGVPWMSSTCGVCNHCKSSRENLCDKARFTGLHVDGGYAEYAVVPQQFVYGIPENLPTEQSAPLLCAGIIGYRTLKQSGVEPEQKLGLYGFGASAHVTIQVARHWGCDVYVFTRSEEHQCHAEKLGAVWTGKAEDDPGVDLDASLVFAPAGWLMVEALKRVRKGGTVASAGIHMTPIPEFPYDLLYGERTITTAANATFDDGAELLQLATEIPIETEIEVYPLDDANMALRDLKESRFNGAAVLKI
- a CDS encoding peptidylprolyl isomerase → MMNLMRDRMHFILWFLLIMFLGSMTVGGLVGGADIINQLLGKTDVRKAIAVVNGQIIAPEEFHYQLNHRLEQMRAQGQVIDDRQLDQIRNGLLDELVEFTLIDQQIKEYDITITDDDVYYHLLNSPPPTIQAIEDFQTDGLFDRQKYIQALQNPQADEWRPIEEFVRGYLPRQMLFDQIRESARITEEEVKAEYIKRNLNYTISGVVIRSHNFNDESVNPTADDIENYYFMNPDLYNRDESRVLSYVQWEKNPSAEDTALVMQEAADILERIESGDEFAALANDYSLDPGNLGSNGQGRGGDLGWFSRGQMVKPFEEAAFNTEASDIVGPVESSFGFHIIWVREKRDTDGKEEVLASHILLKVEMGPTTSENIRNQAEQFSFDIEDFGYNRALEMNTLEATPLQPLNENTTFLPGFGYFLSPVRFSFDSEIGDVSEILESDRSFAIFRLDSIIVAGTQPYSEVKNQITNQLKVEKQMAGAKQLADSLYGSISAGTSLESEARYNEKVEFVGPVTAKLNGTFQGIGRSTALVGALLTSEPGDILTPVELARGYAIVKHEDRDEFDSIDWEVKKTVLQKDMLSERENQAITSWLQKIKSEADIEDNRKYYF
- a CDS encoding zinc-binding dehydrogenase; its protein translation is MRQVWIPKHGLPEVLQVRDAPDPEPGKGEVRIDVHFSGINFADILARMGLYPDSPKVPCVIGYEVSGLVDKAGEGIDSSWIGKRVVSFTRFGGYSNKVIVTTGQLAEVSQDVSLESAAALPVNYVTAYIMMMEQARLSAGETVLIHGIGGGVGIAVLQLAAILKADVIGTASSGKHERLRKMGAEKLIDYHDEDFVKRTMQLTDGCGVDLVLDPIGGKNFWRSYQCLRPLGNVIFFGFSSSAPGKRRSLVSGLKALLSTKRYHPVRLMNANKGVMGCNLGHLWRERERLKRGMNQLMEWLAEGKIAPVVDEIFPFDKAADAHRYIQDRKNFGKVLLTPHER